One stretch of Euphorbia lathyris chromosome 7, ddEupLath1.1, whole genome shotgun sequence DNA includes these proteins:
- the LOC136201179 gene encoding protein DETOXIFICATION 42-like, translating into MVFLHCVLDLWENMARMPFFLLFKDIRNVIKKDELGIEIAQIAVPAALALAADPIASLIDTAFIGHIGPVELAAVGVSIAVFNQASKIAIFPLVSVTTSLVAEEDTTGQSNTGAKAGSPKLEDGVVADTKETDELLPKESTSKTSPQSSTFTKIQNERRHIPSATSALVIGFLLGIIQALFLILSAKPVLNYMGVHSDSPMLIPAQQYLVLRSLGAPAVLLSLAMQGVFRGIKDTKTPLYATVVGDTTNIILDPIFIFVLRLDVSGAAIAHVISQYLISLILLWKLIQQVDLLPPSFTDLQFSRFLKNGFMLLLRVIATTFCITLAASLAARHGATSMAAFQVCLQIWLATSLLADGLAVAGQAILASAFAKGDYDKAKAVACRVLQYGLVLGVHLGIFLLVGLRYAARLFTEDVNILKLISVAIPFVAATQPLNVLAFVFDGVNYGASDFAYAAYSMVLVSAISITCLLTLSPAYGFVGIWIALTVFMTLRTLAGFLRIGTGMGPWQFLRS; encoded by the exons ATGGTGTTCCTCCATTGTGTTCTTGATCTCTGGGAAAACATGGCACGTATGCCCTTTTTCTTATTATTCAAGGATATAAG GAATGTTATAAAGAAGGATGAGTTAGGGATTGAAATAGCACAAATTGCAGTTCCTGCAGCACTTGCTTTAGCAGCTGATCCTATTGCTTCTCTAATTGACACAGCATTCATAGGCCATATAG GACCGGTGGAGCTTGCTGCTGTCGGAGTTTCTATTGCTGTTTTTAATCAAGCTTCGAAGATTGCAATATTCCCACTTGTTAGTGTTACAACATCTTTAGTTGCTGAGGAAGATACCACTGGACAATCGAATACTGGTGCAAAGGCGGGTAGTCCAAAACTTGAAGATGGCGTTGTTGCTGACACTAAGGAAACGGATGAGCTACTTCCTAAAG AATCCACAAGCAAAACGTCGCCTCAAAGCAGCACTTTTACCAAAATCCAGAACGAGAGACGGCATATACCATCTGCTACTTCAGCATTGGTTATTGGATTTTTGCTGGGCATCATCCAAGCTTTATTCCTCATTTTATCTGCCAAACCAGTCCTGAACTATATGGGTGTACATTCT GATTCTCCCATGTTAATACCAGCACAACAATACTTGGTATTGCGGTCTTTGGGTGCTCCTGCTGTTCTTCTTTCTTTGGCCATGCAAGGTGTTTTTCGAGGAATCAAGGACACAAAAACTCCTCTATATGCTACTG TTGTGGGAGATACAACGAATATTATATTAGACCCAATATTTATATTTGTGCTCCGGCTGGATGTCAGTGGTGCAGCTATTGCGCATGTTATTTCTCA GTACTTAATCTCCTTGATTCTGCTGTGGAAATTAATCCAACAAGTTGATTTATTACCTCCAAGCTTCACAGATCTACAGTTTAGCCGATTTCTCAAAAATG GATTTATGCTGTTGTTGAGGGTAATAGCTACAACATTCTGCATCACTTTAGCAGCGTCACTAGCTGCAAGACATGGAGCTACTTCAATGGCTGCATTTCAGGTGTGCTTGCAGATTTGGTTGGCaacttctttgcttgcagatgGGCTTGCCGTGGCTGGACAA GCAATCCTTGCTAGTGCATTTGCAAAGGGGGATTATGACAAGGCCAAAGCCGTTGCATGTCGTGTATTGCAG TATGGTTTGGTTCTAGGTGTCCATCTGGGAATCTTCCTTTTAGTTGGATTACGGTATGCAGCAAGATTATTTACCGAAGACGTCAACATTTTGAAGCTTATTAGTGTCGCCATTCCG TTTGTTGCAGCAACTCAACCCTTGAACGTCTTAGCCTTTGTCTTTGACGGAGTCAACTACGGAGCATCTGACTTTGCATACGCAGCCTATTCAATG GTTTTGGTGTCAGCAATTAGCATTACATGCTTATTGACACTATCCCCTGCTTATGGTTTTGTCGGCATATGGATTGCGTTGACCGTTTTTATGACTTTACGCACGTTGGCCGGCTTTTTGAG AATTGGAACTGGGATGGGACCGTGGCAATTTCTCAGGAGCTGA
- the LOC136235268 gene encoding uncharacterized protein codes for MSGNTTCTVYIGNLDEKVSDKVLYDILIQAGRVVDLHMPRDRETDKPKGFAFVEYETGETADYAVKLFSGLVVLYNRTLKFAISGQDKPSQNLPSGSLAASNSNKQRPYPLPTNNLENSNQSMGPSASCRVSAYSPNYSQAPVPNVVTHHHNGYGSQSNAIKYDNGRRVFGSYFDSINHYSSNRYDSSNRISYSLGNN; via the exons ATGTCTGGAAACACTACATGCACCGTGTACATAG GAAATTTGGACGAAAAGGTGAGTGATAAGGTGTTGTACGATATTCTAATTCAAGCTGGGCGGGTGGTCGATCTGCACATGCCTCGAGATAGGGAGACTGATAAACCCAAAGGTTTTGCATTTGTAGAATATGAAACTGGTGAGACTGCAGACTATGCCGTAAAGCTTTTCTCTGGCCTTGTCGTTCTCTACAATCGGACCTTGAAGTTCGCG ATTTCTGGGCAAGACAAACCCTCCCAAAATCTTCCCAGTGGGTCTTTGGCTGCCTCAAATTCTAACAAGCAGCGGCCTTACCCTCTGCCAACCAACAATTTGGAGAACTCTAATCAATCTATGGGGCCTTCTGCTTCATGCAGAGTTTCAGCTTACTCTCCCAATTATTCCCAAG CGCCAGTTCCCAATGTTGTTACACACCATCATAATGGATATGGGTCACAATCCAATGCCATCAAATATGATAATGGTAGAAGAGTTTTTGGTTCCTATTTTGATAGCATTAACCATTATAGTTCAAATCGCTATGATTCAAGTAACCGTATTTCATATTCTCTTGGTAATAATTAA